In Phaseolus vulgaris cultivar G19833 chromosome 3, P. vulgaris v2.0, whole genome shotgun sequence, the sequence caaaccattacgtgcgtgaagggtaagccgtctgcgcagagagcaacgcttggtgagtgtgcctagaccggccacacctggcgttctcctgagagtatgcgatttgcccatataaaagaaacatgctaagttactccccaagggaataacttaccatgcaaagagaagcgctagaacCCTTCcggtaagtgacacgtgtgtggttaggtgtgagtcgcatgcctccacgtgtcatcatctgagaggggtgcggtccagataaaggtgcactccgtaccactaaaggtacagacaagcgcagccaagcgcagagacgcgcggacacgcacagacacccacactctactgattctggaggtacattgtctcagaaaagcataacagggttctgacacatgccagaaaagcataacagaattctgctatgcccagaagcagagagagacataaaagagaatcagggagagattgaAGGGACACGAAAAATAgggagcaagagtttttcacacacacgactagttttctcatttggtggttctgtggtctaacttgatcgtcggagtgcaaacggccgctagaggcgccgtctgtgtgttttgcaggtcacgtttggagcatcaagagaaggttctgagggtgactttgcagagaacgcagtcgcgtagacgggacagagagtgctacaaagcgattcctccacgttcaagttgccggcaggatcatttggcgcccaccgtggggcccgagtgaatcgtggtcccatatacaccacagttttgaagcttaccagagttttacCAACTTCTTTGATAGGAAAAGATGCCAAGAAatagacaaccatcacctgcgccatctgctgacgaaggagctgtgacaatggcgcaggtcctggagatggtgcgGACGCTGCAGGATAATGCCGCAGCGTCAAAagctgaacaagaaaggatgcagacggagttggccgcgtcgcaaagcaggaacgacgagctgaatcgcgtcaatgaagagttgaggaggacgttgcaggcgcagagggaacacgtggTTGACGAAAGGATGTCTAGGCAGCCgtcacctccaagagcgttccccatgccattctcccctgaaatcatgggaaccatggtgcctcccaacctggtggggaggcgtcgttcaagggggtagaagacccggaggcgcatctgacggcgttccacacccagatgatgttgtctgggggctcagacgctgtgtactgcaaaatgttcatgagcacgctaagcggaatcgccatggagtggttcgtgagcttaccagaagggcatatcacgtctttctctcagttttcaaagctcttcactgagcaatacatcgtcaacaaagcacctgcagtggtgtcatacgatttgttcgacgtgcgtcagtaccaaggtgagtcgctgaaagactacctcaaccgctttggagcacaagtggttagactgcccagcaaagatgaagatatgctggtgcacgcgtttaagaagggagtgctgcctggccccttcagcgagtctctcatcaggagccatcccagcacctttgcagagatccgacgacgcgcagtggcgcacatagtggcagaaacagaggtttctgagaagagaggaagtgctgcaccaccaagaccgcgtggagggcaagggaaaccgcagcaagcaagggtgcatgaggccaaggaggggaaaaaggtgcgggaaaaacctcgtccctatacACCAGGCAAAGatcagagcagggggcgtgcaagggagaacaatgcgcccccaagatacaatttcatggtgggattggcggatctcatcgcccttcctgctgtagcagcaagactacgcgtACCGGAGAAAACtgataaggtacttggtagaaagaagaatgagtggtgtgagtttcacaaggcctttggccacacacttcactcctgtttggcgttgggacaccaactggcaaaGCTGGTGAAGTCTGggttcctagcagattacctgcgtgagccgcagggtgatcgcacGTCGGGATCTCAggctggagaacagcagcatgaagtccctgtgcacggggaggtgcaaacaatcgcgggaggcttctctggtgggggatgcacagcgtcacagagaaggaggtACGCCCGGTCGGTTATAGCGGTAGACGCGGTAAATGAGAgccattaccctgaagtagatattatcttcaggaaagctgatctacgggacgttgtcccacacgacaacgaccctatggtcatctccctcatcacggctggaagacgagtgcaccgagtgctcgtagatcaaagaagctcggcagacgtcatgttctggccgacgtttaacaagttgcagttgtcccctgatcaactgaggccgtataccgggtgtctttacggctttgcaggagatcaggtagaagtgcggggatacattgagctgaggacaatGTTCACTGATGGGACGACAGCCCGCACcgaaaggataaagtacttggtggtgaacgccccttctgcgtacaacatcttgttggggaggccaacactcaataggttgggcgcaataccatcgacgaggtacatgaagttgaagctgccgtcgatggaggggaccgtgataaccatcaagtcggatcaggctgaggctagacgctgttatgagaacagcctgaagcaGAAGAGAAATGTATGTCACGTCACCACGAAACCACCACCAggtgtgcgcgaagagcgatcggtggttagggagacacagggcgctcagaggatggagaacgctacGGTGGGGGGCTTctaggtagcccaagttgaagaagaagaggaaggcgcgatcgctcctcgcgagtcagggatcgcgagggcgatCATCGCCAacgagagaaggccccacccagctgaaggatgggtcgaagtggacatcggggggaaaaaagttcaaattggggggatccctcattgaagaagagcgaaagcTGATCGTTGGTGTGATCGAaaagcacatgggtgcctttgcatggtcagcgtccgacatgccaggaatcgaccctgatttcctttgccatcgtctgtcgatggatccgaaggttcgacctgtgcgacaaaggcgaaggaaattcaacgaggaaaagagaaaggtgatccacgacgaagcgcagaagctccttgctgcagggcatatcagagagatccagtaccccgagtggctagcgaatgtggtactggttcagaaggcaagcggcaagtggaggatgtgcgtggacttcactgacctcaacaaggcgtgccccaaggattcttaccctttacccagtatagatgccctagttgatagcgcatcagggggaaagctactcagctttttggatgctttttcagggtataaccagatcaggatgcaccccatggatgagtgcaagaccgcgtttatgacggaacggtcttgctattgctacaaggtcatgccattcgggctAAAGAACACGGGGgccacctaccagcggctcatggatagggtactctcgcccatgctgggaaggaatgtacatgcatatgtagatgacatggtggttacgtcccgagagaagaagcatcatgcagctaaTCTGGAAgaactattcaccaccattgccaagtacaggctgaagctcaaccctgagatgtgtatttttggtgtggaggctgggaagttcttgggtttcctcttaacagagcggggaatcgaagctaacccagagaagtgtgcagcaatcgtggcaatgaggagcccaacgacggtgaaggaagtgcagcagctcaccagtcgcttggcagccttgtcccggtttatgtccgctggaggggagaaaggtcatccatacttccagtgccttaaacgcaacagcagattcctctggacacaggagtgcgaggaggccttcatcaaactgaaggagtatctggcgagcccaccagtcttgcgaaaacctcaggtaggcctccctcttcgtctatatttcgctgtgacggagagagcagtcagctcagtcctggtgcaagagcaagaccagacccagaggcctgtttacttcgtgagtaaggtgctgcaaggccctgaaacaaggtaccaggccctcgagaaggctgccctggcggtggtgttttcagccagaagactcaggcattacttccacagtttcacagtggtggtaatgacagatctgcccatccaaaacgtgctgaagaaacctgacgtagcaggaaggatggtcaagtgggcggtggaattgtcagaatttgacattcagtacgagccccgaggaccgatcaaggggcaggtgttcgcggactttgtagtcgagctgtcgtcgatcGCCAAACCTGCAGAAGGTTTAggtttccgatgggtgttatcggtggatggttCCTCTAATCAGTAGGGGAGtggcgctggagtcattttggatggcccaaacggggtactgatcgagcagtccctccgctttgccttcaaggccagcaacaatcaggcggagtacgaagccctgatcgcaggaatgttgctggcaagagaaatgggagcaagaaacctGCTGGCCAAAAGCGAGTCTTtgctggtcacggggcaggttataggggagttccaggcaaaggatccccagatggcagcctacctggagtatgtactgctcctgaagacgtccttcaccgagtttgaattggtacacgtgccaagagagcaaaatgccagagcagacctgcttgccaagctggccagctcaggcaaaggggggaagcagaggaccgtcattcaggagaccttgaaggtaccgcgtgcgttcgtgtcagacaaccaggtacttcatgtatacaaatcaatggagcgcctgacgatcggtcatcggtcgttgacccaagaaacgctgagagcaccgagggtgagatcgcgaccgtcgaagaccgatgagtcgatggaggtccgtgcggagaaggaacccgacacttggataacgccataccagttatacttagaagatggtgtactcccactcgacgtggcagaggcaaaaaggataaagaggagttcaagtaagtttactctaatagatggaaacctctttagatttggattttctcaccctgtgcagatctgtgtgcacggcgagcaatgcaccagactcatgtctgagctgcacgagggggtgtgcggaagccacgtaggtggtcgcgctttggcaagtaggatactccgcgcggggtactactggccaaaacTGAAGGAAGACTGagtaaggtttgctcagcgctgcaaacagtgtcaactgcacgcagactggcacaaggcacctcccgaggagttgaggtccatccatagcccgtggccattccacacatgggggatcaacatcctaggacctttttccctggcgataaggcagatgaagtttctcattgtggccatcgagtacttcaccaagtgggtggaggcagaaccagtcgcacacatcaccgcacagaaagtcgagcacttcgtctggaagaacatcgtctgcCGCTTCagaatacccaagaggttggtctccgacaatggcacccagttcacgagtcatcagctgaggaagatgtgtgaagagttaaagatacagcaggttttcgcttcagtggaacacccacaaaccaatgggcaggtggagtcggccaatcgagtactgctcagggggctgaagcgaagactagacaaggccaaaggaagctgggcagaggaggtccccaaaattgtatggtcttatcataccaccccacagtccagcacccatgagacacccttcagccttgtctatgggacaaacgccatgattcccgtggaaatacaggagagctcccccagattctggAATTTCactgctgaagagtccaatgaagaacgaaaggtgaatctcgacctgctggacgaagtgcgggaggaagccagagtcagtgctgaagccgtaaagagaagagtagagcggaggcacaactctaaggtgaggcccaggcgtttccaggaaggtgatctggtgatgagaaaggcgcatcagaatgagatagagaacaagttgtccccaaagtggacaggcctgTACAGAGTGGTCGAGACgttagagaacggagcctatcgcctagagactttggagggaggagcaatccctagaacgtggaatgccacccatttaaaattttatttcagttaagttgtacagtagttgcgttctcgcgctaaaagatacatgctttgtatgtggtggaaacagttgaacagacaagggggcactcttttccctaaggagggtttttaacgaggccacccaattaaagaaaaatttccagcatatcaagtgtgcgcaagtattaaagttaaaatcctccttgccccaggcgcAAGCGCAGGTAATAGGTTAGGCCTTACtcgccctaggcgcaagtactggcactgatctaagtcttcctcaccccaggtgtgagcgcaggCAGCTAAGGGTTTGAAAatccaggggtgctagtaagaccaagagagggaaaggaaagattcTGGCAAgtgtccttacccacttggcatacaccaatattggcccagtaagactcttagcCCGAAACCCTTCTCAACCCAGGAGTGAGGTAGGGAATGAACGACTCAATCCgccgaagggtgatgaccttggggaaagtaagaggggttagcgagaaacacttttctttccccaaaacgaggcatcacctcgagcgatcgatgtcaaagtcctctatgcacttagcgctagagcgacagagtaGCCAAGTAAAGATCGAagagcgatcactgatgagtcgtcagtgattggttagtggcgcaaagcagcgcacaagaactgttaaacacaaagctaagggagtagctagtcgtgatcaagtagaggccaagGTCAAAGGAGGCAGATCGCGCtaggcctaagctggttaacacttagtcgtttGCAAAGGGAAAGATAAAGcttaagatcgcgctgaacctaagctagctaacagttagtcgtgtgcataaagaaaggtgaagctcaagaaaaatacaagagaagaagcttatACAAATTGAGAGTATGTATTCAcaaccaagtcttatacaaattcTGAGTACTAAGAAAAGTTGTGCAGAAGTAAAAATTTACAAGAAAGAGAAGAGATCAAGGGGCAGGAGGGGTGAGCttcccatctaccacttcgtgataaatgctaaattgcgagaggtccaagtctgggagaacgcatcggatttgctcgagtgccagctcgaatccgtcagtAAGGGCATCAACACCCACGTTCATTAAATCagctttctccgcctccagtttttgcttcgaggcctccgcagcatctctctcagtggtaagggcagcaagggaggaggcagcttttTCCAGTTGGCCCTTGGCTTCAGATAGTTTGCCCACCTCCTCAAGCCTCTTCTCTCCAGCAGCAGCCGCTTccttggtggactcgagctcccccactagttgagagttcagttggcgtagggaggaggtctcggcccgtAGCTGCACCACCTCGTAGTCCAGTGAGCTAACAgattgccccatcaagatctccgtcttgatggtctcttggacctgcgctaggtactccctcctagctttttccaccatgccccgcatcagttctacagacccttgggcagcttcgaagtcacttcgcagtgactccttgtcgtgctcaagctccttcaccctcttctccagggctatttgcttgcggtgctgggtggaaaactccaaagaGAGCACCATCTGCCTGGCCAGGTGTGTGTCCACCTCATCACCGTTCCATTCGACGAGCTCTCGGTTGCTGATAAGCTGTCGAACcaaggtgatgaccctgctAAAGTTCTCGTGGCTAGCTCCAGAGGCGCTTGGTCGCGAGCTGGagccaccacattcagcagttgCAGTGGAGGTTGGCAGTGGTGGCGGGAGACCCCCCGGATGAGCGGATGCGCCCCCAGTAGGAGAAGCGGATGGACCAAGAGATtagcctgctgggggggaagatgaCGATCGAGAAGCTGAAAGCGGTTGTTGGCAGGGGGAAGGAAGGCATGTGGGCTctggggcaggttgagtagagggaggagggggtgaaccttcctctacctccaccacctcgatctccccaggctggagagatgagGTCCCCTCAACCGCTGGCAATTTCCTCTGGcggtgtataagaggagagccagagctttcctcttcggttgagggtgcagcagcagcagcagcaacagGTGAAGTAGAGGCCTTCACCaatcttcttttcttccttCCCTGCTCGGGGCCTCCAGCAAGCACAACCGAGAGAGGGGGGCTGCAATGGGCTCGGTggtagaagaagaggagccagttccCTTGGTCCCCCGAagcttggcaagctccagcaaggcttgcctcctgtctttccctgacattgaat encodes:
- the LOC137805505 gene encoding uncharacterized protein, translating into MVEKARREYLAQVQETIKTEILMGQSVSSLDYEVVQLRAETSSLRQLNSQLVGELESTKEAAAAGEKRLEEVGKLSEAKGQLEKAASSLAALTTERDAAEASKQKLEAEKADLMNVGVDALTDGFELALEQIRCVLPDLDLSQFSIYHEVVDGKLTPPAP